One window of Atribacter laminatus genomic DNA carries:
- a CDS encoding FGGY-family carbohydrate kinase has translation MDLSYLGIDVGTTGCKVIAFDEEGHTVAQAYREYPLYQPNQGWIELDADEVFRSVEDCLQEVSHSYQGDYPVSLAISAQGEAVIPIDEKGGCLARSIVTFDERGDEFVPFWKEKLGEEKFFKTTGMPLSGIGTINKILWWKKYTPDIFSKARYFLCFEDFIVFRLGLKPAINYSLAGRTMMFEVKKARWSPEILDIAGINENQLAQPFPSGQAIGLVSETFRKKMGWPHPVLVACGAHDQPSGALGAGVIRPYLAMDATGTVECIAPAISQLVLTPLMRENNLCCYHHSVSDLFITLVYNFTGGQLLRWYRDNFAGLEKEQSRLLQKNVYDLILDGLPEDPTHLYVLPHFTTTGTPYFDTNSCGMIVGLKFQTTNKEVVKALLEGISLEMKFNLELLKNAGVEVRALRAIGGGARNEHWLQIKADVYNLPVETLNVSEAACLGAALLGRKARENIEDFSSLVNSIVQVKHVYEPNPINANRYLEKYEVYKHLYPALKQCIFKD, from the coding sequence GTGGATTTGAGTTATTTGGGTATCGATGTTGGAACAACTGGCTGCAAAGTGATCGCTTTTGATGAAGAGGGTCATACAGTAGCCCAAGCTTATAGAGAATACCCCTTATATCAACCGAATCAGGGATGGATCGAATTGGATGCTGACGAAGTTTTTCGTTCCGTTGAAGATTGTTTACAGGAGGTATCTCATTCCTATCAAGGTGATTACCCAGTTAGCTTGGCTATATCTGCACAAGGCGAAGCGGTCATTCCAATTGATGAAAAAGGTGGTTGTCTGGCAAGAAGCATAGTAACCTTTGACGAGCGAGGAGATGAGTTCGTTCCATTCTGGAAGGAAAAGCTGGGAGAAGAGAAATTTTTTAAAACTACCGGAATGCCTCTCTCGGGGATTGGGACGATCAATAAAATTCTTTGGTGGAAAAAGTATACTCCCGATATATTTTCAAAGGCTCGCTATTTTCTTTGCTTCGAAGATTTTATTGTATTCCGATTGGGATTAAAACCAGCTATAAATTATTCTTTAGCGGGTCGAACAATGATGTTTGAGGTAAAAAAAGCTCGATGGTCGCCAGAAATTTTAGATATAGCAGGGATTAACGAGAATCAATTAGCCCAACCTTTTCCATCAGGGCAAGCAATAGGTCTTGTTTCCGAAACCTTCAGAAAAAAGATGGGATGGCCACATCCAGTCTTAGTGGCTTGTGGTGCCCATGACCAACCATCAGGAGCCTTGGGAGCGGGTGTTATTCGACCTTATTTAGCAATGGATGCCACCGGAACCGTGGAGTGCATAGCACCGGCTATCTCTCAATTAGTTTTAACACCTTTGATGAGAGAAAACAATCTTTGTTGCTATCATCATTCGGTTTCCGATCTTTTTATCACTTTAGTTTATAATTTTACTGGCGGGCAGCTTCTCCGCTGGTATCGAGATAATTTTGCTGGCTTGGAAAAAGAACAGTCACGACTCCTTCAAAAAAATGTTTATGACCTCATTCTTGATGGTTTGCCAGAAGATCCAACTCATCTTTATGTCCTCCCTCATTTTACCACCACCGGTACCCCATATTTTGATACGAATTCTTGTGGGATGATTGTTGGGTTAAAATTCCAAACTACCAACAAAGAAGTGGTGAAAGCTCTTTTAGAAGGGATTAGTTTGGAAATGAAATTTAATCTTGAGTTACTTAAGAATGCTGGTGTTGAGGTGAGAGCTTTACGTGCTATTGGTGGTGGAGCCCGAAATGAACATTGGTTACAGATAAAAGCCGATGTCTATAACCTGCCAGTTGAAACACTCAATGTTTCCGAAGCTGCTTGCTTGGGGGCGGCTTTATTAGGAAGGAAAGCCAGGGAAAATATTGAGGATTTTTCTTCATTAGTTAACTCGATTGTCCAGGTAAAACATGTATATGAACCAAATCCAATTAACGCCAATCGATACCTTGAAAAATATGAAGTTTATAAACACTTATATCCAGCTCTAAAACAATGTATTTTTAAAGATTAA
- a CDS encoding sugar phosphate isomerase/epimerase family protein, with product MKSKGFSTGIWVFGATPDRFCVTGYKSGGNIEESLDRIAAVPNLTGVMMHYPQPLNENNVDFVKKALQDRGLKLACCDVDLFSDPIFARGSLMSENSELRKKAIDYSKKAMDIAEYLEAGVMNLWPGQDGFDYPFQINYVAQWNLMVEALIEIAQHNPRVRLSLEYKLREPRTHSTIYSSGTALYLSHATGCSNVGVTVDLGHSFNCKESPANVVALLDKFEKLFVLHLNDNYRDWDDDMAVGSVHFWETLEFIYYLNLSSYEGWLGLDIFPYREDSAEACRFSIENIQYMLEVVKKIDLKALHQIQKEANSLEAMRYIGSLL from the coding sequence ATGAAAAGCAAAGGATTTTCTACCGGCATATGGGTTTTTGGGGCGACCCCCGATCGGTTTTGTGTGACTGGATACAAATCAGGTGGGAATATCGAAGAGTCGTTAGATCGAATCGCTGCGGTTCCTAATCTCACTGGCGTAATGATGCATTATCCTCAACCACTTAATGAAAATAACGTCGATTTTGTTAAAAAAGCACTCCAAGATCGGGGCTTAAAATTAGCCTGTTGTGATGTTGATTTGTTTAGTGATCCAATTTTTGCCCGGGGAAGTTTGATGTCAGAAAATTCTGAATTAAGGAAAAAGGCAATCGATTATTCCAAAAAAGCAATGGATATTGCTGAGTATCTGGAAGCAGGTGTAATGAATCTCTGGCCAGGTCAGGATGGCTTTGATTATCCCTTTCAGATTAATTATGTTGCACAATGGAATTTAATGGTTGAAGCATTGATTGAAATTGCCCAACATAATCCTCGAGTACGTCTTAGCCTCGAGTACAAGCTTCGTGAACCCCGCACCCACTCAACAATTTATTCTTCGGGAACAGCCCTCTATCTTTCTCACGCCACCGGATGTTCCAATGTAGGGGTAACGGTTGATTTAGGTCATTCTTTCAACTGCAAAGAATCACCGGCTAACGTGGTTGCTCTTTTGGATAAATTTGAAAAATTGTTTGTTCTTCATCTTAACGATAATTATCGGGATTGGGATGATGACATGGCGGTTGGATCAGTTCATTTCTGGGAAACCCTCGAGTTCATTTATTACCTGAATTTATCCAGTTATGAAGGATGGTTGGGTTTAGACATTTTTCCTTATCGGGAGGATTCTGCTGAAGCCTGCCGGTTTAGTATTGAAAATATTCAATATATGTTAGAGGTAGTTAAAAAGATTGATCTCAAGGCACTTCACCAAATTCAAAAAGAAGCAAATTCCCTTGAAGCAATGCGTTACATAGGAAGCTTATTATAA